The region AGAATTGCAGGTCACTTCGTACGGCCGGAGCTGTTCGGCAAGGCAACGCGTGTACTCGACCACAGCCGCCTTGGCAGTTGAATAAATGGCACTGTTGGCATTTCCCCGGAATGCAGCGATCGAGCTGATGGTAATGATGCGGCCCTGTCGTCGCTCCATCATTCCGCGGGCCACCTGCTGGCAGATATGGATGGTGCTCATCAGATTTCGATCCAGCACCGAACGGACATCGATGGCTTTGATCATGACCGCATCGTTGGGATTGGGCTTTCCACCGGCGGCGGCGATATCTCCACCAGCCGAGTGCACCAGAATATCAATCGGCCCCAATTCAGAAGTCACTTCCTGAACGACGCGAGTGGCATCGGCCTCGACGGTGAGGTCACCCAGAACACGATAAGTTTTTGTACTGTATGCCGTTGCAATCTCTGTGGCCGTATGTGTCAGAGTTGTCCCTTCGCCGTATTCGGAGGGGCCATTCTCCCGCAGGCCATGGATTCCGACATGGCATCCGAGTTTGGCCAGATGCTCGGCAAACGCGCGGCCCAAGCCTCGCCCTGCACCCGTGACCAGCGCGACCTTGCCTTCAAGCAACCGACTCATGGACGAACTACTCCACCCTGATGCAGATCATGAAATCCGGGGAAACGGATTCAACAAGAAACTCCTGGAGGAGCCTCACCAACCCAGTGACATATTGGTCTCGATGGCTCGTTGAGCTTCATCTTCCGAAACTCCCATGCCGACCATATACAAGTGGATGGCTTCGATTTTGTTGCCATGAGATTTGGCGAGGCAATCGCGCGCCATTTCACTGGGTGAGGCAGGGCCAGTTAATCCCAGCAGTCTTTTGGAAATCACCCACGCATCCCGCGGCCGCCGACCGATACGGAGAATTTCCTCGTCAGGAAAAGTCTCTTGTGTCAATGCCTCGGCATCCTCGCGGGATTCTGTCCAGGCGACCATGATGTGTGCCGACGTCTCAATTTCAAACAGTGGCATCTTGCGGCCTCTTTACGTCCCGGTATCTCTGGGAAGGAGTATAAGGCACCAGTCGTATTTGCTCCACTGATCGCCACACTCTGCGTGAACGGAAGTTTAAAGGCCAGTACCAACCTGATTTTCCGGGCGAAATCGAAACGCTTCGAATACGCGAACTCGAATACTCAATTTCAGGTTGAAGGAATCAGAAGTCAACCTTCACATTTTCCCGCTGATAGATGGGCAAATGGCGGTAATAGACTTCGAGAGTCATGACGGCGAGGCAGGTCATGTAGAGCCGACCGCCCGAGCCGCCGTGAGGATCAGCGACGTTCCAGCTGCCGGTGGCATGTCCCTGTTTTAACTGGGTTTTGACAAGCTGGTCACGCATGACCGCGTTCCATCGCTGCCATTCAGGCCCACCCCAGTGGTGCATGACCTGTGTGGCGTAATAGTTGTAGTACATGTCTCCCTTAGCCGGTTTGGCTTTATCCAGATGAGCCACACCTTCCTTAAGTGCGGGCTTATTGGGTTCCCACCCCATATAGATGCGGCAGAGGAGTGCAGCGGCCGTCATTGAATTTTTGGCATCACCAGTTCCAGGAACATAGGTGTACTGAGAGCCACCATTCTTCGCACAGGCATCGAGGAACTTCTCGGCACCCCGGAAGGTTTGCGGAGGGACCTTGATCTTGCTCATCTGAGCACTTTTGAGAGCCATCACCTGCCAACCCACGACTGATGTATCACCGGCCTGGCGCGGCTGATATCGCCAGCCGCCATCTTTGGGATTCTGAGCGTTGACAATGAATTTGACAGCATTGAAGGCGGGTGTCCGTAAGCGCTCATCTTTGGTGAGAGCCAGAGCTTCGCAAAGGGCGATAGTGACCAGCCCCTGGGTATAAAAGCCTTCGTTACTGGAGACAATCCCTCGGAAATCGCCGCCTTCGGGAGTCACCTTCTGACTCTTGATCATGAAGTCGACGGCTCCCTTCATCTCCTTCTGGTAGTCGCCCTTTTTGTGGGTATGCCCACCACCCATGTATGCGAGCATGGCCATGGCTGTCGCACCGGTTTTACAGGCTTTTAAGGTTCCTGGCTGACTGCAATCGCATCCCTTCGTACCGACATGATTGAAGTTCCAGCTGCCATCGTCGGCCTGATGATTGGCCAGCCACTTGAGCCCGGTCAGAACGGCGGCCTCACTGGCATCATTCCCACCCTGCTCCTTCAGCAGTTGAGATTTGGCTGCTGCGGAACGACCGGCCATCGCATCGCCAATCTTGATGTTCAAGCCACTATCGGCCTCGACCGAGTCGAGTACCATCGAGGGATCCAGATCGTTGATGTTCGGCATATCGACCGGGACATCCGCTACATCGAGCGCATTCGATTCCGACTGATTGGGATCGACATTCGTCTGAATGATTTCTTCGGGTTGAATCAGCGACGTTTCGGTAATCGGCTCTGGCTCGACTTCATTGATCGAAGCAATCGTGGTGAAGATTTCTTCCAGTTGACGATTGTCAAAGACAATCATTGCGCACAAAAACAGAACGATGGCATGCAAAAAGGTACTCACACCGACTGTCACGGCGATTTCAGACCATTTGGCACCCTTGGTCTGTGCACCCTCGAGGCGAGCCGTTACGGAAGTACGTTCGGGAGTCCGAACTGCACCAGAATTCTGGATCGTTGTGGCCATGCAAAAGTATTCCTGTTCTGTGGAAGCCCCAGTGATGAGGAGTTCCACCAGATGGCGAATCGCCGACAGATATGAAATTGATCAAAGATTACTGATGTTTATTGATGCTACGAAGCTTCGACTGAGGGGTCAAGCACCCATCCTTAGCCTCTTACCCTGAAGATACGTCGATTGTTCGTCAAATTGATGATCAATGGTCATCTTTTTTGCAGATCAAACCTTCTCCGACAGAATCAAGTGGCCATGTGCTGATGTCGGAATGCAATCCACGTATTTTAAATCAGCCCCAGCGATCCAGCCACGATATTCTTCCAGACTGTAGGCCCGGCCTTCCGTCAGCGAAAAAAGCGCCAGCGAATAGAGGGCAATTTCCAGCGGGCCCGTCAAATCGCTGTTTAACAGCACATCATGAATCAGCAGGCGGCCACCTTCCGGCAATCCGGAAGTGGCCTTCGCCACCAGACGAGCACACTGGGGGCGATCCCAATCGTGCAGCACATTCGAGAGCAATATGTCGTCAGCCGGTGGGAAGGGATCGACCCACATATCCCCGGCATGCAATTCCAATCGATCGCGAACCCCCGTTTGTTCCGCCAACTCAGCGGCTATTTTCAGCACTTCGGGGCGATCAAAAATGATGCCTCTCCAGGTGGGGTACTTCTGCAGAACTGCCATAGTGTAAATCCCACTGCCGCCAGCAACATCCAGCAGAACTCGACCAGAACTGCCAGAATTGTCTTTGAGAATTTTTCCAGGTTGGCCTGCGGGAAGAACATCTGCAAACCGGGGAGCTACGTTCCACGCCCGGCCGGCCAGAGACAACGTCAAAAACCGGGCGGAGTCTTCGCGATCCATGGCCGATTCGGAACCCTCACGAAAAATAAAAGCGGCCCCCTGTTCACTCTCCGCTCCTTCAGGCCGGTCGGACTTCAATCTTTCCACCAATGCCAGTGTGCCAGCTGATTGTGCGGCCAGCGAAATGTAGCCACCCACACTGAAGGGGCTGGTAGTGACCAGATGATTTCTTGCCAGAGGTGTCAAGTCGATCTCGCCAGCCAGACGTTTGGTGAGCAGTTGCATGGCACAAAGGCCGGTGACAAGCACCTGTGTCGCTCGCTCGGACAGAACCAGGCGCCTCTGCAATTCGTCCAACGACAAAGGACTCTCGTTCAAAATGTCAAACACATGCAAATGGGCGACGGAAGCTGCCAGAAGTTCTGTCGCGAAGTTGCCTCGAAAGAGATCAAAAATCGGCGTGACATCTGTCGGTGGAAACCGTAGTGCATCTTTCACTGCCATGCCGAACTCCAGTATTCCATGATCAACTCAGGTTGTGATTTTGTCGACTGCAAAAGCAGGTCTGCGCATTACAAGCCCATCAAGGCTCGGGCAATTTGAGGGACATCGAGCAGACTCCAGTTCTCAGAGCGAATGTCTGGTCTGGAAGCAATCATGACCGGCCCTTCCGCGGGTTCGCGGCCTTTCGTCGCGAGCCTTCCATGCGAACCCTTAACGATGGAGGCATCCAGTCCGATCACGTCCATGTAGTAACGAAAGCCCAGTTTTTTCTGGAGCAGACGCCGGATGATGCGCAGCTTCGGGAACTTTAGTTGCGGATCGAGCAGCAGTTCTGTGGGGTCGTAACCAGGTTTACGATGGATGTCGATCGTGCGGGCATAATCCGGTGCCAGATGATCATCGAGCCAGAAATAGTACGTGAACCACGCCTGTGGTGCGGCAATCGCCACCAGTTCGCCAGAGCGTTCGTGGGCGATTCCCAACTCGACTTTACCCGCTTCGTCTAACACGCGCTCAATGCCTTCAGTCTGCTCCAGAAGTTTTTTGACTCTCGGGATATCCGACGCGTCTCGAACGTAGACATGGGCCACCTGATGATCACTGACAGCAAATGCCTGCGAAGCGCCACAATCGAGGGTTTCATATCCTAATGGCTCGCGGCGAGCGACCAGCAGGCCAGCCTCTCGGAGCACACGATTGATGTGCACAGGTTTTGACACTTCCGTAATCCCGTACTCCGAGA is a window of Planctopirus limnophila DSM 3776 DNA encoding:
- a CDS encoding SDR family NAD(P)-dependent oxidoreductase; this translates as MSRLLEGKVALVTGAGRGLGRAFAEHLAKLGCHVGIHGLRENGPSEYGEGTTLTHTATEIATAYSTKTYRVLGDLTVEADATRVVQEVTSELGPIDILVHSAGGDIAAAGGKPNPNDAVMIKAIDVRSVLDRNLMSTIHICQQVARGMMERRQGRIITISSIAAFRGNANSAIYSTAKAAVVEYTRCLAEQLRPYEVTCNSLAPGDTRTGRYLGTRTVDQSRLVEAGTLDRIGLVEEVAQVVEFFAGPLGQFVTGQALRVDGGSQIWPA
- a CDS encoding DUF6793 family protein, encoding MPLFEIETSAHIMVAWTESREDAEALTQETFPDEEILRIGRRPRDAWVISKRLLGLTGPASPSEMARDCLAKSHGNKIEAIHLYMVGMGVSEDEAQRAIETNMSLGW
- a CDS encoding prenyltransferase/squalene oxidase repeat-containing protein, which translates into the protein MATTIQNSGAVRTPERTSVTARLEGAQTKGAKWSEIAVTVGVSTFLHAIVLFLCAMIVFDNRQLEEIFTTIASINEVEPEPITETSLIQPEEIIQTNVDPNQSESNALDVADVPVDMPNINDLDPSMVLDSVEADSGLNIKIGDAMAGRSAAAKSQLLKEQGGNDASEAAVLTGLKWLANHQADDGSWNFNHVGTKGCDCSQPGTLKACKTGATAMAMLAYMGGGHTHKKGDYQKEMKGAVDFMIKSQKVTPEGGDFRGIVSSNEGFYTQGLVTIALCEALALTKDERLRTPAFNAVKFIVNAQNPKDGGWRYQPRQAGDTSVVGWQVMALKSAQMSKIKVPPQTFRGAEKFLDACAKNGGSQYTYVPGTGDAKNSMTAAALLCRIYMGWEPNKPALKEGVAHLDKAKPAKGDMYYNYYATQVMHHWGGPEWQRWNAVMRDQLVKTQLKQGHATGSWNVADPHGGSGGRLYMTCLAVMTLEVYYRHLPIYQRENVKVDF
- a CDS encoding methyltransferase translates to MAVKDALRFPPTDVTPIFDLFRGNFATELLAASVAHLHVFDILNESPLSLDELQRRLVLSERATQVLVTGLCAMQLLTKRLAGEIDLTPLARNHLVTTSPFSVGGYISLAAQSAGTLALVERLKSDRPEGAESEQGAAFIFREGSESAMDREDSARFLTLSLAGRAWNVAPRFADVLPAGQPGKILKDNSGSSGRVLLDVAGGSGIYTMAVLQKYPTWRGIIFDRPEVLKIAAELAEQTGVRDRLELHAGDMWVDPFPPADDILLSNVLHDWDRPQCARLVAKATSGLPEGGRLLIHDVLLNSDLTGPLEIALYSLALFSLTEGRAYSLEEYRGWIAGADLKYVDCIPTSAHGHLILSEKV